A single Dermacentor albipictus isolate Rhodes 1998 colony chromosome 3, USDA_Dalb.pri_finalv2, whole genome shotgun sequence DNA region contains:
- the Ktl gene encoding BTB/POZ domain-containing protein KCTD16 gives MSSSSAVVDLNVGGTTYSASRETLSRCPVLGELLDGGPHDSQGRVFVDRDGALFRYILDFLRSGRLLLPEEFRELARLKAEAEHFRLDALVTCLSATSAVPPPFPGQPGYITLGYRGTFAFGRDGLADVKFRKLTRILICGKVTMCREVFGDTLNESRDPDRGQDDRYTSRFFLKHNSLEQAFDCLQESRFRCVCACGTGTSCGAGNEPLKPGVDSEENRWNHYNEFVFVRP, from the coding sequence ATGTCTTCCTCCTCGGCGGTCGTCGATCTGAACGTGGGCGGCACCACGTACAGCGCGTCGCGCGAGACACTGTCTCGCTGCCCCGTGCTCGGCGAGCTGCTCGACGGCGGCCCGCATGACTCGCAGGGCCGCGTCTTCGTCGACAGGGACGGGGCCCTCTTCCGCTACATCCTGGACTTCCTACGGTCGGGCCGCCTGCTGCTTCCCGAGGAGTTCCGCGAGTTGGCAAGGCTCAAGGCCGAGGCCGAGCACTTCCGCCTCGACGCCCTGGTCACCTGCCTGTCGGCCACGTCCGCCGTGCCGCCGCCGTTCCCGGGCCAGCCGGGCTACATAACGCTGGGCTACCGCGGAACGTTCGCGTTCGGCCGCGACGGCCTGGCGGACGTCAAGTTCCGCAAGCTGACGCGCATCCTCATCTGCGGCAAGGTTACCATGTGCCGCGAAGTGTTCGGCGACACGCTGAACGAGTCGCGCGACCCCGACCGCGGCCAGGACGACCGGTACACGTCGCGCTTCTTCCTCAAGCACAACTCTCTGGAACAGGCGTTCGACTGCCTCCAGGAGTCGCGGTTCCGCTGCGTGTGTGCCTGCGGCACCGGCACCTCATGCGGCGCCGGAAACGAGCCGCTCAAGCCTGGCGTCGACTCCGAGGAGAACCGCTGGAACCACTACAACGAGTTTGTGTTTGTGCGCCCCTAA